A stretch of DNA from Agelaius phoeniceus isolate bAgePho1 chromosome 4, bAgePho1.hap1, whole genome shotgun sequence:
tattttaaaatgaaaaatatgagTTTACAAAGAGCTCAAGAAGGTGTTTGAACCATTCAACCTTCTGTTTTAAGACCCCAGCATGCACAACACAAACAATTCCTTTCACATTGAAAGCAATTTCAAGTCACACTGCTGTGTACAAGCTCCAAGTTAAGCACTGGCCCAAATGTTCTGCCAGACCCTTGGCATAAGTGTAGGAGGGCAATAGAAAACAAAGATTTGAATTTTGGCTAGTGTACTTCTGCAAAATCACTGTCAGCACATATTTTTCAGTTCATACAAAACCCAGCAGAGGAAAATTCAAACAATAACTAACTTGGAGGCGAGAGGTTcaaaaaactgcagaagaaAAGCCCTAATATGGTGCAACTCATGGAATTGTTCAACACTAATCATTAACCTGGGTGCTCACGGTATCCCACTGCAAACCTGGTGCTTTTGGCTTGGTTATAAAACTGACCCACATGTTCTGTGGATGCTTTCACAATACTACCAAGAATCATCCTTTTTAATAGTTAAAATATCCCCTCACTGTAGATGCTTGCCTCACCAGAAGCTGTTTGCTGTAGATACTCACTACAACAGTACCCCAGCTCTAGGCaccacacagagctggctgcagacaACAGGTTTTTGTGCCTGGGTATCTTGGATTCCAAGAGCAAAAACCTCAGCAAAACCTCAACCAACATCTTTATCCAAGACCTTAAGACCATGTCCCAGTTCTACCTTTGCATTCATCACCCTGAGAAACAGGAATTCATAACCCCACCACAAAAAcctccctttctcttttttccgtgctgagaaaaaaaaagatattgaAGGAGGAAAACATGGATTCTCTGAAGAAGGAGCAGCAAGCTGCCTGGTCATACTCCCAGGCCAAGCTGCAGTTATATCAGGTTGGGTTTAACTTGTCTGGCCAAGCTCTGGCCATCTCCAACCTCTCTGGGACCCTATCCCCACACCCCATTACTCTTCTCTTAACACCTCACTGAGAAAGCTCTCACAAATATTTCAGCTGCCACAATACAACGAGCCCTTCTCATTCCCACTGCAGTAATTCTGCCTGAGTGCTAATTTGTAAACTAGGCAAATAAAAGACAAACTTGGGGCTTGAATTTGTTTTATTGCCATTGTTGTGTCCTTTGGGTGGGACGGGCAATGCCAGTGGGACACATTGCTGCTTTCCTCTGGATGTTCAGCCAGCCAGCCTTCAAAGTGCACAAAACTCTGGCATTTTCTAGGATGACTGTGTTTATACTGCTGtcctacaggaaaaaaatccaccaacTGCATTTTTGGAGGAAACAGGAGCAAACCACTGGATTAATACCTTGTGGCCAGCGACACCAAATAGCACCACATAGATTTAGGGCACACAGTGGTGGTTCCAATGCACAGACACCCTTCTCCAGACCCCAAAGCCTCCCTGGTCCCTTTATCCAACACCACTATCATCAAGAACCTTTAACAAGCACCAACAATCCCATAAATCTGCTTTTTATGGCACGGCAGAAGCCTAATTACATGATTAAATTCTGTCAAAAATTAAAGCCCACACATTTGCTCTAAAATTGCAATTAGCTCTTTCAGGTACCAAATAAAAGCAATGCTAACATTTCAAAGACATGTTGGCAACACAGCTGAACTAAATTACATTACTGACCCTAAACAAATTGAGGGCATTACTTTGAGTctctttcctttattttctgtgtcTGCAAGTGTTATAAACACAGGCACTGTGATCCCTCTCAGTTGTGACCACACGAGCCCTGAGCATTAACAAGCTAAGCAGCTCACCTATTAACTCCATATCACACATTCTTATTCTACTGGAATCTTCTGCTCTTTTCTCCAGCATAATACTTTGCTGGGCCTCATTACAGAGGTGCAGAAACGTTTTGCTATGAACCCTTTTATTTCTGTGACACCACCTTTAATGAAGATTGAGTTTTTAAATACACATCACTTAATTTTTACAAAAACAAGCTAGCTCTGTAAATGAAACACACTCTGTGTGTAAGATGGGACATGATATAAGATATGCACTATGTATAGATATAAGATATATCTGTATAAGATAAGCACTATGATGGCAAGAGACAGCTAAATTAAGCTAGTTAACGATTTTCATAAGAGGAACAACATTTTAGCAAAATGTAACATTACATATTAGAAGTGAGGGAAGGCTTGTGGCTATTACACTTCCTAGCAGTTCTCTAgaagtgcccagggagaagTTTGTCACACCTAGGGAACAGGAATGATACAGCAAATGATACAGCAAAAATATGGTGATGTGGAAAAACAACACAGCAGGTACCCAAGAAGAGAGCAAGAACCCCAAGAAGATGGAGCTCAGGTGGGATACCATCCTTGCCTTGCTTTTCCAGCTCACCACTAGCACTCTGTGACCACCAAGAGCAAACCTCAAACCCCAACTGACTGCCCAGGCATCCCCCTGCTCTTGTCCTAAATATGGATTTGTGCctacaaaaagggaaaaagcaccTGAGAGGTTCTAaagaccctttttttttttaatgacctAAGTTATCTTTTACAGCTTAACAAGGTAATATTATGATTggatattgtatttttaattatatgCATATATGGAACAAAGGGATGAACCCAGATCAGGGCAAGCTTATGTGGCAGCAGCCCTTTACATACCTGATCCAAGCCTCTTCCAAAACACCTGCATTAAGGAATGTTCTTGAATGACATGGGAAAATGGGCTCAATAGCTAAAATGGGCTCCTCTGAGCATTTGGGCTAAAAGGCCTTtcatctccctctcctcctACAGTCAGAGCTAATACCAAATGCATGGAGCAAAAAAACCACCGAGCTGAGGATGTAAGGGCTGGGGtgggcccaggctgcagggaatAACCTGCATCCTCCAGAATAACATCCTCcagcctcagtgtccccaggcacctcagcccagccctcGGGGTGGCCGTGGGACCCAGCATGCTGCACAGTGCTCCAGAGGTGGACAGAGCCTGCCTGGGATGACTAGGCACTTGGGGGAGGGGGagtaatgaaaaaaacaaaattaaagaaaccaaaatcagcaaaaaaaaaccccaaaccaaaccaaagccaGAGATGGCTTTGTGCCTGGTGTGGCTAAAGAGCTGCATTCTGGCGACTTTTGAGcttgctcagtgctgctgacaggaggaaaaggcgccagcagcagggagcagccatGTTCCCAGCAGGCTGGGGGAGGAAGGCTCCCTCGGGGAATTCGTACTCACCTGGCGGTTTCATGTAATATTGCTCAATATCGGACATGTCCGTGTGCAGCGCACAATCGAGATAGTGCAGGATAACTTTTCTACTGAAGTAGTACCTCATGCCCATCAGAAAGATGGGCAAACAGCAGGTCAGCAGGAAGGACTTGGTCACAACAAAGCACATTACTATGGAGATAAGGAAGAGAAATAAACGACACCTGTCAGAAAAGAGAATTTAGTGTTGATTTCGGAATACAAActcattataaaaataaatcaataaaacaAGCACAGTCAAAATTTACATTTGCAGTACACACACAGTTCACGCTCTCGAGATTATCGTGTTAAGGGACGGCGTATCGCGACGAGACAACCCGGAGAAGTTTATGAGGTCCTGAAGGAGCCGGTGGGGAGGATGCCGCCGCGCCAGGGCCCACCGAGCCCCTCCGGAGCGGGGCCGTGGGGACCCCGAGAGCCCCGCACGCCCCCGGCCCCCTTTGCTGTCCCCGGCGAGGCCGGAACGCGGCCGGGTGGAGGAGCCGCGCTGCGGGCACCGCTCCGCAGCCATGTGTTCGCCACTGCGGCAGTGCTATTTCCATCAGCACCGACTCCCCGGGCAGCCACCCTGCCCCTTCCCATCCTGAGGGGCTTCTGCGGGTGCCTCTGAGCCGGCGGCTCTCTCGGCACGGCCCAGAGCCACCGGCTGCATCCCCCAGCTCCCCGACGCCTGCCAGGGGTCCCTCTCAGCGTGGGATTCCGTCCGCCCCGGTGTCTGGGACACGGGGTGCGACCAGCCTGCAGCCACCGGGGGCAGGAGACCACCCCAAAGCCCTCTCGGGGCGGGGAGCGCGCGTTATTAATTATTGGCACGGCTAGGGGACACCTTGCAAGCGCTATTTTTAACTCAGGGAGGTGAGGTGACCCCGCGGCTCGGAGCGGCTGCAGGGGGACCCCCTCCCCACGCCGGGGGGGAATGGGGGCCGCTCACCGGCGGGCCCGGCTGTCTCCAGGCAACGCCGGCACGCCGTGCCCCCCCTCGCCGGGCTGTGCGGGGGCGGCCGGTGCGCGGTGCGCTCCGCTCCCCTCCGCGCACCCCCGAGCCCTGCAATAACCACAATGACTGATCTGCCCTCACCCCCGCCGCGACCTCCCCTTCACGGCTGCCCGCCCTTCCACCCGCGAGGGTCGCGCATCCCCGGCGGCGCCAGGCTTCCCCTCCCAGCCCGCCTGGCCCCGCCGCAGCGCTGCGGCTCCGCGGCCGCCCCGCACGATGCTGCGGCGCTCCCCGGCCGCACCGCGCCCGCGGgtcccgccgcctcccgcctCTCCGACCATTTTGTGAAGACCCACAGCGGCGAATAAACCCGGcgccccccctccccaaaaggGAGCGGATACTCACCCGCCAGCAGCCCGTAGAGCAGCTGAGTgaggggctgctgcttcagCCCCCTGAACGCCGTGTTGGGGATTCGCTCCATGATCCCCTCGTAAAAGATGCGGCGCACCACCTCCTGTTCAGAGGGGTGGAATTCGCGGATATAGACATTGTCGCGCCTGGGGTCTTCTTTTGGTGGGGTGAGGGGAGGtgggggtgagggaggggagCCCGCCAAAGAGGGCCACATCTGGGAGGAGGAAACAATGATCGTGTCTTTTTTGGATCCCGGGATTGATTCATGATCTTCCGCCACAATCTTGGTCTCACAAACCATCTTGGGAGACAGACAATGCATGCAAACCGGCCGCGGGGAGGGGGCAAGGAGAAAAACGGGAGGGGAGGTGTcagaaaattaacaaaaaaataagattaaaaaaaaaaaaaaaaaaaaaggaaaaaggggagggggaaggagcgGGGCGCGGAGCCGGCACGGAGACCCGCGGGCAGCGGGGCGCAGAGCAGCGCGGCCGGGCGGGACGAGAGGAAGGAGCCCCGCTGCATTTTGGAGAGGCATTTATAGGGCGGGGGGGCCGCGGGTCCCCGGGGTCCTAGAGCCCCCCGCATTGGCTGCGCGGGGTCGCCATGTGATCGGGGGGGCGGGACACCTCCCCCTTGCCCCCCCCCCATCCCTGCACCGCCCCTTGCAAATTACTACGGCGCGGGGTTGCGCGGAGAGACGGGGGCCGCGCATCCCTGCCCGCATGCATCGGTGCACGAGAAGAGggttattaatttattttttatgtgtcTGTTTGCCTGCTGCGAACGCACTGTGCACTCAGCAGATTTCTGGAGTAGTCCCTGCGGGTGCGCGGAGCTACGCAAGGCGCTGCGGGAGGAGCGCGGAGCCGCGGGGAGGGAGGGTCGGCCGGCAGGGCTCCGCACCGCGTCCCGGCGGGGCTCCGCACCGCGTCCCCGCGGGCTGCGGCGCGGCTGCTCCGCCGTGAGCCCTTCCCCGCGGCGGCGCGTCTGTGCGCGGCCCCGGCGCGGAGCGCGCCCCCGCTCCGCCATCCCGCCCGGAACGCTCTGCGGGGGCGGAACGGCCCGGGGGGTGCAGCCGCGCGGCCCCAGCTCGTCCCAAACCCAAGTAAatccccctctccatccctcagCGCCCCCCGGTCAGTAACTTTTCCTGCCGTGCCCACGCCACTGCGCGGTGCGGAGAGCGCTGCCGGCCCAGCCGCCTCCGCGCCCCTCCGCGGGGCGGTGAGAAGAgatggagggggagggggaTGCGCAGGGAGGAGGACGGGCTCCTCCTCTTCGCAGGACCCGAAAAGCTTCGGCCTCTCCCGGTTGGAACCGGCCGGCATCTGCCCGAGGCATGCGCCGTGCGCGGCCGGTGCAGGGACGGGGTGGGCGGGGGATGCTGGGCGGGGAGGCGGGAGGCCCCGGACCCCCCCCGTCCCGTGAGGTGCATCCCCCGAGAGCTCCGTCTGCGCCTCCCCCTGCCCGGTGACAGCCCCCAGCCGTAGCAGCTGTGCCTCTCCTCAAACTTCACCTGTGCATCCCCCTGGGACTTGCAA
This window harbors:
- the NAT8L gene encoding N-acetylaspartate synthetase gives rise to the protein MHCLSPKMVCETKIVAEDHESIPGSKKDTIIVSSSQMWPSLAGSPPSPPPPLTPPKEDPRRDNVYIREFHPSEQEVVRRIFYEGIMERIPNTAFRGLKQQPLTQLLYGLLAVMCFVVTKSFLLTCCLPIFLMGMRYYFSRKVILHYLDCALHTDMSDIEQYYMKPPGSCFWVAVLDGNVVGIVAARGNEEDNTVELRRMSVDSNYRGKGIAKALGRKVLEFAMLNNYSSVVLGTTAVKMAAHKLYESLGFKHVGVVEHYALPGMTRSLLERMFFQVRYHRYRLQLREE